The following are from one region of the Mustela lutreola isolate mMusLut2 chromosome 7, mMusLut2.pri, whole genome shotgun sequence genome:
- the LOC131837230 gene encoding sterile alpha motif domain-containing protein 1-like: MGRGPRGEVFFRVAGSSLRSYGGGGALGWQRARAGVRGCRAPPPPPPPPPPPPPPFSKIAVSALPAKKGLRAAAPIPGAESRVQAPPLAKEGECQAETGSAHTSTRAHRHRARPLGFRAAPASAGIQSWTRERPPEEDTQLRGRGSGPSCGRGAGPGGGAPRARRRPESLGVRGGARRGGERRRWKRRAKPKAGGRAPGLPEREAVCGHVARYVLRARAASRSWATSKPGARLSRLPPRLLCLLCSAFAQPACVSRGAHQYGQRREAPRGRPHPASSFPRRGPPRTRSSAALPPLLCLMPLFALARGRAGYQPRSGWFQCFHFMSVIHIFYQDLPG, encoded by the exons ATGGGAAGGGGGCCGCGAGGCGAAGTGTTCTTCAGGGTAGCGGGCTCGAGTCTCCGCAGctacggcggcggcggcgcgctgGGCTGGCAGCGGGCGCGGGCCGGGGTCCGGGGGTGCCGAGCG ccgccgccgccgccgccgccgccaccgccgccgccaccaccgtTCTCCAAAATAGCCGTTAGCGCCCTGCCAGCGAAGAAGGGGCTCCGGGCGGCCGCACCAATTCCGGGAGCCGAAAGCAGAGTCCAGGCACCGCCACTTGCGAAAGAGGGAGAATGCCAAGCAGAGACCGGATCCGCACACACGTCTACGCGTGCCCACCGGCACCGCGCGCGTCCTCTGGGCTTCCGCGCCGCCCCCGCcag TGCTGGCATCCAGAGCTGGACGCGGGAGCGGCCGCCCGAGGAGGACACCCAGCTGCGTGGCCGCGGGTCGGGCCCCAGCTGCGGCAGAGGTGCCGGGCCGGGCGGCGGAGCGCCCAGGGCTCGACGCCGGCCGGAATCTCTGGGTGTGCGCGGGGGTGCGCGCCGCGGAGGCgagaggaggaggtggaagaggagGGCGAAGCCGAAAGCAGGCGGACGGGCTCCCGGGCTGCCCGAGAGAGAGGCTGTGTGTGGTCACGTTGCGCGCTACGTGCTGAGAGCGCGAGCTGCTAGCCGCAGCTGGGCGACGTCAAAGCCGGGTGCGCGGCTCAGCCGCCTGCCTCCgcgcctcctctgcctcctctgctccGCCTTCGCTCAGCCTGCCTGTGTCAGCCGAGGAGCTCATCAGTATGGACAGCGCCGAGAGGCTCCGCGAGGCCGGCCACATCCGGCCTCCAGCTTTCCCCGCCGAGGCCCTCCCCGGACTCGGAGCTCCGCGGCGCTGCCGCCGCTGTTATGCCTGATGCCGCTGTTTGCGCTTGCACGCGGAAGGGCCGGCTACCAGCCTAGATCAGG